A genomic segment from Truepera sp. encodes:
- the lhgO gene encoding L-2-hydroxyglutarate oxidase, whose translation MTAPPLFREADCDVAIVGGGIVGLATALALTDERPNLRVVILEKENEVGRHQTGHNSGVVHSGIYYQPGSLKASLCRQGVGLMHEFCLLHDLPFEECGKVIVATNEAELAPLQTLYEQGVANGVPDLRLLGPDELREIEPNVVGLKAILSPTTAITDYGAVARKLREVLEGRGVTVITGAKVAAIDAAGPRVTLRGPGLEVRARFMVNCAGLYSDEIARKSGLQPDLRIVPFRGEYYLIRAERQGLVRNLVYPVPDPAMPFLGVHYTRTVTGETEAGPNAVLALAREGYALTTFDLDETARTLGFGGFWRLAAKYWKVGAFEYYRSMSKAAFVRSLQKLVPIITADDLIPGHAGVRAQAVDSHGRLVDDFAFLETENALHVLNAPSPAATASLAIGKHVAERIPLATG comes from the coding sequence ATGACCGCCCCTCCGCTCTTCCGCGAAGCCGACTGCGACGTGGCCATCGTGGGTGGCGGCATCGTCGGTCTCGCCACGGCCCTCGCCCTGACCGACGAGCGTCCCAACCTCCGCGTTGTCATCTTGGAGAAGGAGAACGAGGTCGGCCGGCATCAGACGGGGCACAACAGCGGCGTCGTCCACTCGGGCATCTACTACCAACCCGGCTCGTTGAAGGCCTCCCTGTGCCGTCAGGGCGTGGGGCTCATGCACGAGTTCTGCCTGCTTCACGACCTGCCCTTCGAAGAGTGTGGCAAGGTCATCGTGGCCACCAACGAGGCCGAATTGGCGCCGCTGCAGACGCTGTACGAGCAGGGCGTCGCCAACGGCGTGCCCGACCTGCGCCTTCTGGGTCCCGACGAACTCCGCGAGATCGAACCGAACGTGGTCGGTCTAAAGGCGATCCTCTCGCCAACCACCGCCATCACCGACTATGGCGCCGTGGCGCGAAAGCTGCGCGAGGTGCTCGAAGGGCGCGGCGTAACCGTCATCACCGGGGCGAAGGTGGCGGCCATCGACGCCGCCGGGCCCAGGGTGACGTTGCGGGGCCCGGGGCTCGAAGTGAGGGCGCGCTTCATGGTGAACTGCGCCGGGCTCTACTCGGACGAGATCGCCCGCAAGAGCGGGCTGCAGCCGGACCTTCGCATCGTGCCCTTCCGGGGTGAGTACTACCTGATCAGGGCCGAGCGCCAAGGCCTCGTGCGAAACCTCGTTTACCCCGTGCCCGACCCTGCCATGCCCTTCCTCGGCGTTCACTACACGCGGACGGTGACCGGCGAGACGGAGGCGGGACCGAACGCCGTTCTGGCCCTGGCACGCGAGGGTTACGCGCTCACGACGTTCGACCTGGACGAGACGGCTCGCACGCTGGGGTTCGGTGGGTTCTGGAGGCTGGCTGCGAAGTACTGGAAGGTCGGCGCCTTCGAGTACTACCGGTCCATGAGCAAGGCGGCCTTCGTGAGGTCGCTCCAGAAGCTCGTGCCTATAATCACCGCCGACGACCTGATACCCGGCCACGCGGGCGTGCGGGCCCAGGCCGTGGACTCTCACGGCCGCCTGGTCGACGACTTCGCCTTCTTGGAAACGGAGAACGCCTTACACGTGCTGAACGCGCCCTCACCCGCCGCCACGGCGTCCCTCGCGATCGGCAAGCACGTCGCCGAGCGGATACCACTGGCCACCGGCTAG
- a CDS encoding FAD-binding dehydrogenase: MSPGGAVAADAIVVGAGLAGLVAAVELSGRGHRVIILDQEPEQSLGGQAFWSFGGLFLVNSPEQRRLGIRDSYELAWNDWLGSAGFSGAQDEWPRKWAEAYVAFAAGEKRSWLRGLGVSFFPVVAWAERGGALATGHGNSVPRFHITWGTGPGLLEPFVGRLREAEAKGLVTFKFRHRVSALTLQAGAVTGVQGEVLEPSAAERGRPSSRKAVGGFEFHAPITIVTSGGIGGNPELVRERWPARLGTPPEEMLSGVPPHVDGRMLGITAEVGGNVINADRMWHYTEGVQNHSPVWPRHGIRILPGPSSLWLDAAGNRLPPPLFPGFDTLATLAHIRATGFDHTWFVLTRKIVEREFALSGSEQNPDLTGRSMRLLAKRVLPGAPGPVQAFVDRGPDFVRADNLSELVRKMNALTGKDLLDPARVEREVRARDGQLANAFAKDAQITAMRGARAYLPDRLIRVARPHRLESAAAGPLIAVRLRVLTRKTLGGLETDLAGRVLNGSPEPIQGLYAAGEVAGFGGGGMHGHRALEGTFLGGCLFSGLRAGRAAAEALT; the protein is encoded by the coding sequence ATGAGCCCAGGAGGCGCGGTTGCGGCCGATGCCATCGTCGTGGGCGCCGGACTCGCGGGCCTGGTGGCAGCCGTAGAGCTGAGCGGGCGCGGCCACAGGGTCATCATCCTCGACCAGGAGCCCGAGCAGTCACTCGGCGGTCAGGCGTTCTGGTCGTTCGGCGGCCTCTTCTTGGTCAACTCACCCGAGCAGCGGCGGCTGGGCATCCGCGACTCGTATGAACTCGCCTGGAACGACTGGCTGGGCTCCGCCGGCTTCAGCGGCGCCCAGGACGAGTGGCCGCGCAAGTGGGCCGAGGCGTACGTGGCCTTCGCTGCGGGCGAGAAACGCTCGTGGCTCAGGGGCTTGGGCGTGAGCTTCTTCCCGGTGGTCGCCTGGGCCGAGCGGGGCGGCGCCCTGGCAACCGGTCACGGCAACTCGGTGCCGCGCTTTCACATCACGTGGGGCACCGGGCCGGGCCTGCTGGAGCCGTTCGTTGGGCGCCTGCGAGAGGCCGAGGCGAAGGGCCTCGTCACCTTCAAGTTCCGCCACCGGGTGTCCGCCCTCACCCTGCAAGCGGGGGCCGTGACCGGGGTCCAGGGGGAGGTGCTCGAGCCGAGCGCCGCAGAGCGCGGTCGGCCCAGCTCACGCAAGGCCGTTGGCGGCTTCGAGTTCCACGCGCCCATCACGATCGTCACGTCGGGCGGCATCGGCGGGAATCCTGAGCTGGTGCGAGAGCGCTGGCCCGCGCGGCTCGGCACGCCGCCCGAGGAGATGCTCTCCGGCGTGCCGCCGCACGTTGACGGGCGCATGCTCGGCATCACGGCGGAAGTCGGCGGCAACGTCATCAACGCGGACCGCATGTGGCATTACACCGAGGGAGTGCAGAACCACAGTCCTGTGTGGCCGCGGCACGGCATCAGAATCCTGCCGGGCCCGTCGTCGTTGTGGCTCGACGCCGCGGGCAACCGACTGCCGCCACCCCTCTTCCCCGGCTTCGACACCCTGGCCACTCTGGCGCATATCCGCGCTACCGGATTCGATCACACCTGGTTCGTGCTCACGCGCAAGATCGTCGAGCGCGAGTTCGCGCTCTCGGGTTCGGAGCAGAACCCGGACCTGACCGGCCGCTCCATGCGCCTCCTCGCCAAGCGCGTCCTCCCAGGGGCGCCTGGGCCCGTCCAGGCCTTCGTTGACCGTGGGCCCGACTTCGTGAGGGCCGACAACCTCTCCGAACTCGTCCGAAAGATGAACGCCCTGACGGGCAAAGACCTGCTCGACCCCGCCCGAGTGGAGCGGGAGGTGCGGGCGCGCGACGGGCAGCTGGCCAACGCCTTCGCCAAGGACGCTCAAATTACCGCCATGCGCGGCGCCCGCGCTTACCTACCGGATCGCCTGATCCGCGTGGCGAGGCCCCACCGCCTGGAGAGCGCGGCGGCCGGACCGCTCATCGCGGTACGGCTCCGGGTGTTGACCCGCAAGACGCTCGGCGGGCTCGAGACCGACCTGGCCGGTCGTGTATTGAACGGGAGCCCGGAGCCGATCCAGGGCCTGTACGCGGCCGGCGAAGTAGCCGGCTTCGGCGGCGGCGGGATGCACGGCCACCGCGCGCTGGAAGGCACTTTCTTGGGTGGCTGCCTCTTCTCCGGACTCAGGGCGGGCCGGGCGGCCGCCGAGGCCCTGACCTGA
- a CDS encoding SRPBCC family protein — MASFDGSVDVNVHISEAFMLFSDFERYPSFMEGVEEVRRTGDDTLHWRAEVTGHELEWDAKVTELSPSDKIKWESTSGAKNEGEVTFDKLDEGRTRVHMHVEYEPEGLVENVGAALGVVNARLEADLESFKRAVEGGAAVHNGWHDAAGPNRGATMKSGAPGGSARD, encoded by the coding sequence ATGGCTAGCTTCGATGGTTCGGTAGACGTGAACGTTCACATCTCCGAGGCCTTCATGCTCTTCAGCGACTTCGAGCGCTACCCGAGCTTCATGGAAGGCGTCGAGGAAGTGAGGCGCACCGGTGACGACACGCTCCACTGGCGGGCCGAGGTGACGGGTCACGAGCTCGAGTGGGACGCCAAGGTGACCGAACTCTCGCCCAGCGACAAGATCAAGTGGGAGAGCACGTCGGGCGCCAAGAACGAGGGCGAGGTCACGTTCGACAAGCTCGACGAGGGCAGGACCAGGGTTCACATGCACGTCGAGTACGAGCCGGAAGGCCTGGTGGAGAACGTCGGCGCTGCCCTGGGCGTGGTCAATGCACGCTTGGAGGCCGACCTGGAGAGCTTCAAACGCGCCGTCGAGGGTGGCGCGGCCGTCCACAACGGCTGGCATGACGCGGCGGGTCCGAACCGTGGTGCGACGATGAAGTCGGGCGCTCCCGGTGGGTCGGCCCGAGACTGA